In Tripterygium wilfordii isolate XIE 37 chromosome 15, ASM1340144v1, whole genome shotgun sequence, one DNA window encodes the following:
- the LOC120017111 gene encoding light-harvesting complex-like protein 3 isotype 2, chloroplastic isoform X1: MPASMSLFSPPSLPTFSPKTHFTTRPTTYFPFPSVPKASTHDGIGISATVDDPKPQQIVAESSSAGVSKTDEISAGSNGEVEVRTFVDPKWVGGTWDLGQFQKDGKTDWDAVIDTEVKRRKWLEDNPESTRNDEPILFDTSIIPWWAWVKRFHLPEAELLNGRAAMIGFFMAYLVDSLTGVGLVDQTSNFFCKTLLFVAVVGVLLIRKNEDLDKLKKLVEETTFYDKQWQATWLDETSTSSKK; encoded by the exons ATGCCCGCATCCATGTCCTTGTTTTCTCCGCCGTCACTACCAACCTTctcccccaaaacccattttacCACCAGACCCACTACCTATTTTCCCTTCCCGTCAGTCCCCAAGGCCTCCACACACGATGGGATTGGAATTTCTGCCACCGTGGACGACCCAAAACCTCAGCAGATAGTTGCAGAATCTTCTTCTGCTGGGGTTTCGAAGACCGATGAGATCTCCGCGGGGTCTAATGGAGAGGTGGAGGTACGGACATTTGTAGACCCCAAGTGGGTTGGAGGGACATGGGACCTCGGACAGTTCCAGAAGGATGGCAAAACTGATTGGGATGCGGTTATTGATACTG AGGTTAAGAGGAGAAAGTGGCTCGAGGATAATCCAGAGTCAACCCGTAATGATGAACCTATCCTCTTCGACACCTCCATCATACCTTGGTGGGCATGGGTCAAAAGGTTCCATCTACCAGAAGCCGAATTACTTAATG GTCGTGCTGCAATGATAGGTTTTTTCATGGCGTATCTGGTTGATAGTTTGACAGGGGTTGGTCTGGTCGATCAAACGAGTAACTTTTTCTGCAAGACTCTATTGTTTGTAGCTGTGGTGGGAGTACTTCTAATCAGAAAGAATGAGGATTTAGATAAACTGAAGAAGCTTGTTGAAGAGACAACCTTTTATGATAAGCAATGGCAAGCAACCTGGCTGGATGAAACCTCTACCAGTTCCAAGAAATAG
- the LOC120017111 gene encoding light-harvesting complex-like protein 3 isotype 2, chloroplastic isoform X2 — MPASMSLFSPPSLPTFSPKTHFTTRPTTYFPFPSVPKASTHDGIGISATVDDPKPQQIVAESSSAGVSKTDEISAGSNGEVEVRTFVDPKWVGGTWDLGQFQKDGKTDWDAVIDTGRAAMIGFFMAYLVDSLTGVGLVDQTSNFFCKTLLFVAVVGVLLIRKNEDLDKLKKLVEETTFYDKQWQATWLDETSTSSKK; from the exons ATGCCCGCATCCATGTCCTTGTTTTCTCCGCCGTCACTACCAACCTTctcccccaaaacccattttacCACCAGACCCACTACCTATTTTCCCTTCCCGTCAGTCCCCAAGGCCTCCACACACGATGGGATTGGAATTTCTGCCACCGTGGACGACCCAAAACCTCAGCAGATAGTTGCAGAATCTTCTTCTGCTGGGGTTTCGAAGACCGATGAGATCTCCGCGGGGTCTAATGGAGAGGTGGAGGTACGGACATTTGTAGACCCCAAGTGGGTTGGAGGGACATGGGACCTCGGACAGTTCCAGAAGGATGGCAAAACTGATTGGGATGCGGTTATTGATACTG GTCGTGCTGCAATGATAGGTTTTTTCATGGCGTATCTGGTTGATAGTTTGACAGGGGTTGGTCTGGTCGATCAAACGAGTAACTTTTTCTGCAAGACTCTATTGTTTGTAGCTGTGGTGGGAGTACTTCTAATCAGAAAGAATGAGGATTTAGATAAACTGAAGAAGCTTGTTGAAGAGACAACCTTTTATGATAAGCAATGGCAAGCAACCTGGCTGGATGAAACCTCTACCAGTTCCAAGAAATAG
- the LOC120017274 gene encoding expansin-like B1 translates to MIIINQKMGSDAALTFAYFIFICIVVVFPPPSYSAGDTFTHSRATYHGSPDGLGTPTGACGFGEYGRTVNDGKVAGVSRLFRAGRGCGACYQVRCKAPYLCSDDGVEVVATDYGEGDHTDFIMSPTAFSRMGYNPTASHELFAYGVVDVEFQRIPCRGYGVLFKIHEQTRYPHYLAIVILSVAGKSDVVDVDFWDEERNEWSGMRRPYGAVFDTTPPPKSTSIKLRFHVSGSEGLTWLEAPNAIPSGWKLGATYQSNVNLN, encoded by the exons ATGATTATTATAAATCAAAAAATGGGGTCTGATGCTGCTCTTACATTTGCTTACTTTATTTTCATTTGCATTGTGGTGGTCTTCCCTCCACCATCTTACTCAGCTGGAGACACCTTTACACACTCAAGAGCTACCTATCATGGTAGCCCTGATGGCCTAGGAACTCCAA CCGGCGCATGTGGGTTTGGAGAATATGGAAGGACAGTGAATGATGGAAAGGTAGCTGGGGTTTCAAGACTTTTCAGGGCTGGACGTGGCTGTGGTGCATGCTATCAG GTTAGGTGCAAGGCACCCTACTTATGCAGTGACGATGGGGTAGAAGTGGTGGCGACTGACTACGGCGAGGGCGACCACACGGACTTTATAATGAGCCCGACTGCCTTCTCAAGGATGGGATATAATCCGACGGCCTCACATGAGTTATTCGCATATGGTGTGGTGGACGTAGAATTCCAGAGAATCCCATGCCGAGGATATGGTGTTCTGTTCAAGATCCATGAGCAAACCAGATATCCACACTACTTGGCCATAGTCATTCTCTCTGTCGCCGGCAAAAGCGACGTCGTAGATGTAGATTTCTGGGATGAGGAACGCAACGAATGGAGTGGGATGAGAAGGCCATATGGTGCTGTGTTTGACACCACCCCACCACCAAAGTCTACTTCCATCAAGCTCAGGTTCCATGTGAGTGGGAGTGAAGGGCTAACATGGCTGGAGGCACCCAATGCAATCCCATCTGGTTGGAAGCTTGGTGCTACTTATCAATCCAACGTTAACCTCAATTGA
- the LOC120017272 gene encoding histone-lysine N-methyltransferase, H3 lysine-9 specific SUVH6-like isoform X2: MMENDNVASHIGLPKYKQRRVSAVRDFPPGCGRFAAGISLRPDKEEAPNNAVEELEGRYKDGNIQLSETGFGTQSTSVLQSLVREEMPGQQNASESEFERLKSSEHPKYGLTSMDMKQMQAVDLSEGVGALDDARMITPLKAFEQETCDVVNDVCQVDDAALDEELVPPNDLGLLPLHDDSAAYRNGNDLEKTLVRSYPPRRRVSAVRDFPPNCGRNVSCLSKEKDMEVLDSSEHRCLGQEKFDSEDEPLKGTIQTNVKGMGVDVGGEDDEASKLEGYYPKSVKDEVKVESEGRPSKRIRKQDKIISSLENTKPKTAVRMDESVAGKDFVGFTRAKTVDQNVADVSGSDNHLQDEDSKVLKFTSERRIIIGLIAASNSPSRRAKGPSKANVAGGIAKSTGKKHRPLLLERFKSAVEPRNVKAVKSGGTFAMPSSSSTQNAFQVIHQLVVSDFKNSTWQDEVSHVGAHNIDVSLPPSCPISLIGRSNDSDGIVTRNKVRETLRLFQAICRKLLQEAEAKPADRHKRIDCQAAKILKDKNRYINPDRIIGSVPGVEVGDEFQYRVELNIIGMHRLTQGGIDYVKQGGISLAVSVVASGGYDNELDSDVLIYTGSGGNVGNKEHVDQKLEKGNLALANSKNAQNPIRVIRGEDWAFGTSDARGRTYVYDGLYLVEHYWEQIEPHGSKVFKFRLTRIPGQPELAWKEVKQSKKFKVRKGICVDDISLGKEPIPISAVNTIDDEKPPSFEYVTCMMYPDWYHSLPPKGCDCLNGCLESGKCCCVAKNGGEIPYNHNGAIVEAKSLVYECGPSCKCPHSCHNRVSQLGIKFQLEIFKTESRGWGVRSLDFIPSGSFICEYAGELLEENEAEKRTGNDEYLFDIGDNYNDGNLWNELSTMMHETQSTSHEVVECVGFTIDAAKYGNVGRFINHSCSPNLYAQNVLYDHEDKRIPHIMLFAAENIRPLKELTYHYNYMIDQVYDSDGNIKKKTCYCGSSECTGRMY; this comes from the coding sequence ACATCGGTCTGCCCAAGTACAAGCAGAGAAGAGTTTCTGCTGTTCGAGATTTCCCACCAGGGTGTGGACGTTTTGCTGCTGGGATCAGTTTGAGACCAGACAAAGAAGAGGCCCCTAACAATGCCGTCGAGGAATTAGAGGGTAGGTATAAAGATGGTAATATTCAACTATCTGAAACTGGGTTTGGGACCCAGTCCACCAGTGTACTGCAAAGTTTAGTTCGTGAGGAAATGCCTGGGCAGCAAAATGCTTCTGAATCTGAATTTGAAAGGCTTAAGAGTTCAGAACATCCCAAATATGGGCTTACGTCAATGGATATGAAACAAATGCAAGCAGTAGATTTGTCAGAGGGGGTGGGAGCTTTGGATGATGCCAGAATGATTACACCACTGAAAGCTTTTGAACAAGAAACATGTGACGTAGTAAATGATGTTTGCCAGGTTGATGATGCTGCTCTGGATGAAGAGTTGGTTCCACCAAATGATTTGGGATTGTTGCCACTTCATGATGATTCCGCTGCTTACCGTAATGGGAATGATCTGGAGAAAACTTTGGTTAGAAGTTATCCTCCTCGAAGACGAGTTTCTGCTGTTAGAGACTTCCCTccaaattgtggaagaaatgtTTCATGTCTTAGCAAGGAAAAGGATATGGAAGTTCTAGATTCTTCTGAACACAGGTGTTTGGGACAAGAAAAATTTGATAGCGAAGATGAGCCACTGAAAGGGACAATTCAGACTAATGTGAAGGGAATGGGAGTGGATGTAGGCGGAGAAGATGATGAGGCTAGCAAATTGGAAGGATATTATCCTAAATCTGTCAAGGACGAAGTTAAAGTTGAATCTGAAGGGAGGCCTTCTAAAAGAATAAGGAAGcaagataaaattatttcctCACTGGAGAATACAAAGCCGAAGACTGCTGTCAGAATGGATGAGAGTGTTGCCGGGAAAGACTTTGTTGGTTTCACGAGGGCTAAAACTGTTGACCAGAATGTTGCTGATGTGTCTGGATCTGATAATCATTTGCAAGATGAAGATTCTAAAGTTTTGAAATTTACCTCAGAAAGAAGGATCATAATAGGTCTCATAGCTGCATCAAATTCTCCTTCGAGGCGGGCTAAAGGACCCTCCAAAGCTAATGTGGCTGGAGGTATAGCTAAAAGTACAGGGAAGAAACATCGTCCTTTATTGCTAGAAAGATTTAAATCTGCTGTTGAGCCAAGGAATGTTAAAGCAGTAAAATCTGGAGGGACATTTGCTATGCCCAGTTCATCTTCCACTCAAAATGCTTTTCAAGTTATCCATCAACTAGTTGTCTCAGATTTTAAAAATTCTACATGGCAGGATGAAGTGTCTCATGTGGGTGCACATAATATTGATGTGAGCCTTCCTCCATCCTGCCCCATTAGTTTGATTGGTAGAAGTAATGATAGTGACGGGATTGTCACTCGAAACAAGGTGAGGGAGACATTGCGTCTGTTCCAAGCTATCTGTCGGAAGCTCTTGCAGGAAGCTGAAGCAAAGCCAGCAGATCGACACAAGAGGATTGATTGTCAAGCAGCGAAAATTCTCAAGGATAAAAACAGATATATTAACCCAGACAGAATAATTGGATCTGTCCCAGGAGTTGAAGTTGGTGATGAGTTTCAGTACAGGGTGGAGCTTAATATTATTGGTATGCATCGACTAACTCAAGGTGGCATAGACTATGTGAAGCAAGGAGGAATTTCTCTTGCTGTAAGTGTTGTAGCTTCTGGCGGCTATGATAATGAGTTGGACTCAGATGTCTTAATTTATACAGGCTCAGGCGGGAATGTGGGCAATAAGGAACATGTAGATCAGAAGCTTGAAAAAGGGAATCTTGCTTTGGCAAATAGTAAGAATGCACAGAATCCCATAAGGGTTATCCGCGGTGAGGATTGGGCCTTTGGTACTTCGGATGCAAGAGGTCGGACTTATGTATATGATGGGTTATATTTGGTTGAACATTATTGGGAGCAAATAGAGCCACATGGTAGTAAGGTCTTTAAATTTAGGTTAACACGTATTCCAGGGCAGCCAGAGCTTGCATGGAAAGAAGTTAAGCagtcaaaaaaatttaaggtgCGCAAGGGTATCTGTGTAGATGATATTTCACTAGGGAAAGAGCCAATTCCCATATCTGCTGTTAATACAATAGATGATGAAAAGCCCCCATCCTTCGAGTATGTGACTTGCATGATGTATCCAGATTGGTATCACTCTCTTCCTCCCAAGGGATGTGATTGTTTGAATGGATGCTTAGAATCGGGAAAATGTTGTTGCGTGGCCAAGAATGGAGGTGAGATTCCATATAACCACAATGGTGCTATTGTTGAAGCAAAGTCCCTTGTCTATGAGTGTGGTCCATCTTGCAAGTGTCCGCACTCTTGCCATAATAGAGTCAGCCAACTAGGTATCAAATTTCAGCTTGAGATTTTTAAAACTGAATCTCGGGGCTGGGGTGTGAGATCTCTAGATTTTATTCCTTCAGGTAGTTTCATATGCGAGTATGCAGGAGAGCTCCTTGAAGAGAATGAAGCTGAAAAAAGAACTGGTAATGATGAGTATCTGTTTGATATTGGGGACAACTACAATGATGGTAATCTTTGGAATGAACTTTCAACTATGATGCATGAGACACAATCAACTTCCCATGAAGTTGTCGAATGTGTTGGCTTCACCATTGATGCCGCAAAGTATGGAAATGTTGGGAGATTCATCAACCATAGCTGTTCTCCTAATCTTTATGCCCAAAATGTCCTTTATGATCACGAGGACAAGAGGATTCCCCACATTATGCTGTTTGCCGCGGAGAACATTCGTCCACTGAAGGAGTTGACTTACCATTACAATTACATGATAGATCAGGTTTATGATTCTGATGGCAATATTAAGAAGAAGACTTGTTACTGTGGCTCGTCAGAGTGCACTGGTCGGATGTACTGA
- the LOC120017272 gene encoding histone-lysine N-methyltransferase, H3 lysine-9 specific SUVH6-like isoform X1, which yields MGFVDSVVHAKSTRVGNLSSGSSSERSSGRKMMENDNVASHIGLPKYKQRRVSAVRDFPPGCGRFAAGISLRPDKEEAPNNAVEELEGRYKDGNIQLSETGFGTQSTSVLQSLVREEMPGQQNASESEFERLKSSEHPKYGLTSMDMKQMQAVDLSEGVGALDDARMITPLKAFEQETCDVVNDVCQVDDAALDEELVPPNDLGLLPLHDDSAAYRNGNDLEKTLVRSYPPRRRVSAVRDFPPNCGRNVSCLSKEKDMEVLDSSEHRCLGQEKFDSEDEPLKGTIQTNVKGMGVDVGGEDDEASKLEGYYPKSVKDEVKVESEGRPSKRIRKQDKIISSLENTKPKTAVRMDESVAGKDFVGFTRAKTVDQNVADVSGSDNHLQDEDSKVLKFTSERRIIIGLIAASNSPSRRAKGPSKANVAGGIAKSTGKKHRPLLLERFKSAVEPRNVKAVKSGGTFAMPSSSSTQNAFQVIHQLVVSDFKNSTWQDEVSHVGAHNIDVSLPPSCPISLIGRSNDSDGIVTRNKVRETLRLFQAICRKLLQEAEAKPADRHKRIDCQAAKILKDKNRYINPDRIIGSVPGVEVGDEFQYRVELNIIGMHRLTQGGIDYVKQGGISLAVSVVASGGYDNELDSDVLIYTGSGGNVGNKEHVDQKLEKGNLALANSKNAQNPIRVIRGEDWAFGTSDARGRTYVYDGLYLVEHYWEQIEPHGSKVFKFRLTRIPGQPELAWKEVKQSKKFKVRKGICVDDISLGKEPIPISAVNTIDDEKPPSFEYVTCMMYPDWYHSLPPKGCDCLNGCLESGKCCCVAKNGGEIPYNHNGAIVEAKSLVYECGPSCKCPHSCHNRVSQLGIKFQLEIFKTESRGWGVRSLDFIPSGSFICEYAGELLEENEAEKRTGNDEYLFDIGDNYNDGNLWNELSTMMHETQSTSHEVVECVGFTIDAAKYGNVGRFINHSCSPNLYAQNVLYDHEDKRIPHIMLFAAENIRPLKELTYHYNYMIDQVYDSDGNIKKKTCYCGSSECTGRMY from the coding sequence ACATCGGTCTGCCCAAGTACAAGCAGAGAAGAGTTTCTGCTGTTCGAGATTTCCCACCAGGGTGTGGACGTTTTGCTGCTGGGATCAGTTTGAGACCAGACAAAGAAGAGGCCCCTAACAATGCCGTCGAGGAATTAGAGGGTAGGTATAAAGATGGTAATATTCAACTATCTGAAACTGGGTTTGGGACCCAGTCCACCAGTGTACTGCAAAGTTTAGTTCGTGAGGAAATGCCTGGGCAGCAAAATGCTTCTGAATCTGAATTTGAAAGGCTTAAGAGTTCAGAACATCCCAAATATGGGCTTACGTCAATGGATATGAAACAAATGCAAGCAGTAGATTTGTCAGAGGGGGTGGGAGCTTTGGATGATGCCAGAATGATTACACCACTGAAAGCTTTTGAACAAGAAACATGTGACGTAGTAAATGATGTTTGCCAGGTTGATGATGCTGCTCTGGATGAAGAGTTGGTTCCACCAAATGATTTGGGATTGTTGCCACTTCATGATGATTCCGCTGCTTACCGTAATGGGAATGATCTGGAGAAAACTTTGGTTAGAAGTTATCCTCCTCGAAGACGAGTTTCTGCTGTTAGAGACTTCCCTccaaattgtggaagaaatgtTTCATGTCTTAGCAAGGAAAAGGATATGGAAGTTCTAGATTCTTCTGAACACAGGTGTTTGGGACAAGAAAAATTTGATAGCGAAGATGAGCCACTGAAAGGGACAATTCAGACTAATGTGAAGGGAATGGGAGTGGATGTAGGCGGAGAAGATGATGAGGCTAGCAAATTGGAAGGATATTATCCTAAATCTGTCAAGGACGAAGTTAAAGTTGAATCTGAAGGGAGGCCTTCTAAAAGAATAAGGAAGcaagataaaattatttcctCACTGGAGAATACAAAGCCGAAGACTGCTGTCAGAATGGATGAGAGTGTTGCCGGGAAAGACTTTGTTGGTTTCACGAGGGCTAAAACTGTTGACCAGAATGTTGCTGATGTGTCTGGATCTGATAATCATTTGCAAGATGAAGATTCTAAAGTTTTGAAATTTACCTCAGAAAGAAGGATCATAATAGGTCTCATAGCTGCATCAAATTCTCCTTCGAGGCGGGCTAAAGGACCCTCCAAAGCTAATGTGGCTGGAGGTATAGCTAAAAGTACAGGGAAGAAACATCGTCCTTTATTGCTAGAAAGATTTAAATCTGCTGTTGAGCCAAGGAATGTTAAAGCAGTAAAATCTGGAGGGACATTTGCTATGCCCAGTTCATCTTCCACTCAAAATGCTTTTCAAGTTATCCATCAACTAGTTGTCTCAGATTTTAAAAATTCTACATGGCAGGATGAAGTGTCTCATGTGGGTGCACATAATATTGATGTGAGCCTTCCTCCATCCTGCCCCATTAGTTTGATTGGTAGAAGTAATGATAGTGACGGGATTGTCACTCGAAACAAGGTGAGGGAGACATTGCGTCTGTTCCAAGCTATCTGTCGGAAGCTCTTGCAGGAAGCTGAAGCAAAGCCAGCAGATCGACACAAGAGGATTGATTGTCAAGCAGCGAAAATTCTCAAGGATAAAAACAGATATATTAACCCAGACAGAATAATTGGATCTGTCCCAGGAGTTGAAGTTGGTGATGAGTTTCAGTACAGGGTGGAGCTTAATATTATTGGTATGCATCGACTAACTCAAGGTGGCATAGACTATGTGAAGCAAGGAGGAATTTCTCTTGCTGTAAGTGTTGTAGCTTCTGGCGGCTATGATAATGAGTTGGACTCAGATGTCTTAATTTATACAGGCTCAGGCGGGAATGTGGGCAATAAGGAACATGTAGATCAGAAGCTTGAAAAAGGGAATCTTGCTTTGGCAAATAGTAAGAATGCACAGAATCCCATAAGGGTTATCCGCGGTGAGGATTGGGCCTTTGGTACTTCGGATGCAAGAGGTCGGACTTATGTATATGATGGGTTATATTTGGTTGAACATTATTGGGAGCAAATAGAGCCACATGGTAGTAAGGTCTTTAAATTTAGGTTAACACGTATTCCAGGGCAGCCAGAGCTTGCATGGAAAGAAGTTAAGCagtcaaaaaaatttaaggtgCGCAAGGGTATCTGTGTAGATGATATTTCACTAGGGAAAGAGCCAATTCCCATATCTGCTGTTAATACAATAGATGATGAAAAGCCCCCATCCTTCGAGTATGTGACTTGCATGATGTATCCAGATTGGTATCACTCTCTTCCTCCCAAGGGATGTGATTGTTTGAATGGATGCTTAGAATCGGGAAAATGTTGTTGCGTGGCCAAGAATGGAGGTGAGATTCCATATAACCACAATGGTGCTATTGTTGAAGCAAAGTCCCTTGTCTATGAGTGTGGTCCATCTTGCAAGTGTCCGCACTCTTGCCATAATAGAGTCAGCCAACTAGGTATCAAATTTCAGCTTGAGATTTTTAAAACTGAATCTCGGGGCTGGGGTGTGAGATCTCTAGATTTTATTCCTTCAGGTAGTTTCATATGCGAGTATGCAGGAGAGCTCCTTGAAGAGAATGAAGCTGAAAAAAGAACTGGTAATGATGAGTATCTGTTTGATATTGGGGACAACTACAATGATGGTAATCTTTGGAATGAACTTTCAACTATGATGCATGAGACACAATCAACTTCCCATGAAGTTGTCGAATGTGTTGGCTTCACCATTGATGCCGCAAAGTATGGAAATGTTGGGAGATTCATCAACCATAGCTGTTCTCCTAATCTTTATGCCCAAAATGTCCTTTATGATCACGAGGACAAGAGGATTCCCCACATTATGCTGTTTGCCGCGGAGAACATTCGTCCACTGAAGGAGTTGACTTACCATTACAATTACATGATAGATCAGGTTTATGATTCTGATGGCAATATTAAGAAGAAGACTTGTTACTGTGGCTCGTCAGAGTGCACTGGTCGGATGTACTGA